In a genomic window of Styela clava chromosome 11, kaStyClav1.hap1.2, whole genome shotgun sequence:
- the LOC120348026 gene encoding anaphase-promoting complex subunit 4-like: MKVGNAFMPLGEKHVKSKVKLLSWSPRLDLLAVATATGELLLYRLVSKERIWILPVPESGTNILSLSWRPDGKVISVAYDCTKDNIKFIYMEKAEILWKFSSPKTELIKWFDMNFPQLKDISHKNRGLNSEEYLPKVPELHIENEEKTGNLMYAVNDENFYVLLSCDSNCNVTILVNGIFPIARVTCHDQSSHPHCILGMQISPNIDSLTVVYSKHISHSTETWATIYNLKVLTENIELYYAAAHKAYKVLTLDQYLNIIFESISEKCDTVTQEVDSQLTSYLVKSSSSENIGDDFLQLLIWGKPTDSLKNILTRHFTKKDIKKLGILIESSYTSIQQQLIVNFQTGLMSLYYHLTELRGMAVDNKNVLPFEISDVEHLLSTTGSLMLKVSEMLQVIDTSLKNFKAFFRWLYCSMLKMQAEPVDDMGQSSGNDVALVADFIYEHLVSRRQTDLKKGKQFHLEKVYQYLKDEPLTQLAKTTQNEWTNFVASSSILSNSKLIIHPQPESSLRQIFNRMTNQLLKLVSLSGESINCNVSHKIQLDKTVGNFRPKVQLWIKESTNAGITMGVDENPEGHGIYLLISNKHSSEKADLFFLGSKQVDLNSMRAMKIHFNKFESLPNVENTETTEQILEIFDFDWYDENTMTFILGEKLLEKRSKTFLVQTVMSDMIVKLNTIGVGPSPLPFQTGSFVDQHFPQCNASEFSNDIRDLGSKVSGMYVASSGGRKVSCVLSQDSHHIYPFLMDHTEEDEDYYEDDGEE; encoded by the coding sequence ATGAAGGTTGGCAATGCATTCATGCCACTGGGTGAAAAGCATGTGAAATCGAAAGTTAAACTGTTATCATGGTCACCGAGGCTGGATTTATTAGCAGTGGCCACAGCTACTGGCGAACTACTATTGTATCGCTTAGTTTCAAAAGAAAGAATTTGGATATTACCTGTTCCTGAGAGCGGTACAAACATACTTTCTTTATCATGGAGACCAGATGGCAAAGTCATTTCTGTTGCCTATGATTGCACCAAggataatataaaatttatttacatggAAAAAGCAGAAATACTTTGGAAATTTTCATCTCCAAAAACAGAACTTATAAAATGGTTTGATATGAATTTTCCTCAATTAAAAGACATTTCACATAAGAATAGGGGCCTAAATAGTGAAGAATATCTTCCCAAAGTACCAGAATTGcatattgaaaatgaagaaaagactGGCAATTTGATGTATGCTGttaatgatgaaaatttctaTGTTTTACTATCATGCGACTCCAATTGTAATGTGACTATTTTGGTCAATGGAATATTCCCGATAGCTCGAGTTACATGCCATGATCAATCATCACATCCACATTGCATTCTCGGAATGCAAATATCTCCCAATATAGACAGTCTCACAGTTGTATACTCAAAACATATCTCCCATTCTACAGAAACATGGGCAACAATTTATAATCTTAAGGTTTTGACTGAAAATATTGAACTTTATTATGCTGCAGCACATAAAGCATATAAGGTATTAACACTCGaccaatatttgaatattatttttgaaagtaTCAGCGAAAAATGTGACACTGTAACCCAGGAAGTTGATTCACAGTTAACAAGTTATTTGGTAAAAAGTAGCTCATCTGAAAATATTGGTGATGACTTTCTCCAGCTTTTAATTTGGGGAAAACCAACGGAttctttgaaaaatatattgacaaGACATTTTACTAAAAAGGATATTAAAAAGTTGGGCATTCTTATTGAATCGTCTTATACAAGCATCCAGCAGCAATTGATAGTTAATTTTCAAACTGGTTTGATGTCACTTTACTATCATTTAACTGAGCTTAGAGGAATGGCTGTTGATAACAAAAATGTTCTTCCATTTGAGATTTCTGATGTTGAACATTTATTATCCACAACTGGTTCATTAATGCTTAAAGTTTCTGAAATGCTCCAAGTCATTGACACAAGTCTAAAAAACTTCAAAGCTTTTTTCCGTTGGCTGTATTGCTCAATGTTGAAAATGCAGGCCGAGCCAGTCGACGATATGGGCCAATCGTCTGGAAATGATGTTGCACTGGTAGCTGATTTCATTTACGAACATCTAGTATCAAGGAGACAGACAGATTTGAAAAAAGGAAAACAATTTCATTTGGAGAAAGTGTATCAGTATCTAAAAGATGAGCCGCTAACTCAACTAGCAAAGACTACTCAAAATGAATGGACCAATTTTGTTGCAAGCAGTAGTATATTATCAAACAGTAAGTTGATAATCCATCCTCAGCCAGAGTCATCACTGAGACAAATTTTTAATCGAATGACAAATCAGTTGTTAAAACTTGTAAGTTTATCTGGAGAGTCCATAAACTGCAATGTCTCGCATAAAATCCAACTTGATAAAACTGTTGGCAATTTCAGACCAAAAGTACAACTTTGGATCAAGGAGAGTACAAATGCTGGTATTACTATGGGAGTCGATGAAAACCCTGAAGGACATGgaatatatttattgatttcaaataaaCACTCATCTGAAAAAGCAGATTTATTTTTCCTTGGTTCAAAACAAGTTGATTTGAACTCTATGAGAGCAATGAAGATTCActtcaataaatttgaatctCTGCCGAATGTTGAAAACACAGAAACGACAGAACAAATCCttgaaatattcgattttgacTGGTATGATGAAAACACAATGACTTTTATACTTGGTGAAAAGCTACTTGAAAAACGATCTAAAACATTTCTCGTACAGACTGTAATGTCAGACATGATTGTAAAATTAAACACAATTGGTGTTGGACCATCCCCATTACCATTTCAAACAGGATCATTCGTAGATCAACATTTTCCTCAATGTAACGCATCTGAATTCAGTAACGACATTCGAGATTTAGGTAGTAAAGTGAGTGGTATGTATGTAGCGTCATCTGGGGGCCGTAAAGTTTCATGCGTGTTATCACAGGACTCTCATCACATATATCCTTTCCTCATGGATCACACAGAAGAAGATGAGGATTATTATGAAGATGATGGCGAAGAATAG
- the LOC120347406 gene encoding cytochrome P450 3A31-like has protein sequence MSWLSSVISFESLGLVVAILALIRYYIHRKWQFLANLNIPHDKPTILNIGNMAGAFSKEMFTRNLEQKKKYGLIYGGYAGLTPAITIHDLEIMRLIYTKEFQNFPDRMRVLTTMNGKDMNHGVLVARNKKWKRTRSTLSPTFSISKLKQMFSIVENCTGQTVAVLEGKLKNESGEFVARKLFSNLSLDMIVSAALGTRAHIQSVDGKDSQLVLEVRKLFATGFAGPTAFMCFICPPFEWICNKLDISIFDYKALQYLSNFTNAVIEKRKKGQEEVAKDLLQLMLDAEVADDKINEDSERGLNRQELIGNAMLMIGAGFENTANTMTFLAYNLAIHQDVQDKLRKEMDEASQAKGRFDYESVNNMKYLSMCLNESLRLYMPIIVNSRVCRKETTVNGFTIPKGVTVQFPTFGLAHDPEFWDKPWEFIPDRMEDMSQIDPMVFQPFGAGPRNCIGLRFAEMEIKMAFCQILHKFKIMPSEDTPKPPLELSFALGIRPIKEFKLKVVARD, from the exons ATGTCTTGGTTGTCGTCAGTGATATCTTTTGAATCTTTGGGACTTGTTGTTGCAATACTGGCTCTTATCAG ATACTACATACATAGAAAATGGCAGTTTCTCGCAAACCTCAATATACCTCATGACAAACCTACTATACTGAATATCGGAAATATGGCAGGTGCATTTTCAAAA GAAATGTTTACTAGAAATTTAGAACAGAAAAAGAAATATGGACTGATCTATGG ggGATATGCTGGTCTTACACCTGCAATCACGATACATGATCTTGAAATTATGCGACTAATTTACACAAAAGAATTCCAGAATTTTCCTGATAGAATG AGAGTGCTGACGACAATGAATGGCAAAGACATGAATCATGGAGTTTTAGTTGCTAGAAATAAGAAATGGAAAAGAACCCG CTCGACGTTAAGTCCTACATTTTCCATATCAAAGCTGAAACAGATGTTCTCAATTGTTGAAAATTGTACAGGTCAAACTGTTGCAGTGTTAGAGGGAAAGTTAAAAAATGAAAGCGGAGAATTTGTTGCAAGAAA attattttcaaatttatcgcTGGATATGATAGTTTCTGCTGCATTGGGAACCAGAGCACATATTCAATCTGTTGATGGGAAAGATTCCCAACTGGTATTGGAAGTTCGAAAACTGTTCGCTACTGGATTCGCTGGTCCTACTGCATTCATGTGTT tCATCTGTCCACCATTTGAATGGATTTGCAATAAATTAGACATCAGTATATTTGATTACAAAGCGTTACAATATCTCAGTAATTTTACCAATGCAGtcattgaaaaaagaaaaaagggaCAG GAAGAAGTTGCCAAAGATTTACTTCAACTTATGTTGGATGCTGAAGTCGCGgatgataaaataaatgaagatTCAGAAAGAG GTTTGAACCGACAAGAGTTGATTGGGAATGCAATGCTCATGATTGGAGCTGGGTTCGAGAATACAGCAAATACAATGACTTTTCTTGCTTATAATCTTGCAATTCATCAAGATGTCCAAGATAAACTTAGAAAAGAAATGGATGAAGCTTCTCAAGCAAAG GGAAGATTCGACTATGAAAGTGtcaataatatgaaatatctCAGCATGTGTTTGAATGAATCATTGAGACTATATATGCCAATTATAGT AAATTCCAGAGTCTGCAGAAAAGAAACCACAGTGAATGGTTTTACAATTCCTAAAGGTGTAACAGTGCAATTTCCTACATTCGGTCTTGCTCATGATCCAGAGTTTTGGGACAAACCATGGGAGTTTATACCTGACAG AATGGAAGACATGTCACAAATTGATCCGATGGTGTTTCAACCATTTGGTGCGGGACCTCGTAACTGCATTGGATTGAGATTTGCTGAAATGGAAATCAAAATGgctttttgtcaaattttacataaattcaAGATTATGCCCTCTGAAGACACACCT AAACCACCGCTGGAACTGTCGTTTGCTTTGGGTATTCGTCCTATCAAAGAATTCAAATTGAAAGTTGTAGCTAGAGATTAA
- the LOC120347618 gene encoding cytochrome P450 3A11-like isoform X1 encodes MSWLWSVISFESLGLVAAILALIRYYIHRKWQFLANLNIPHDKPSILNIGNLASVFSKGMFNRNLKQKKKYGLIYGEYAGVTPLITIHDLEIIRQIYTKEFQNFPDRMSVLVTMNGREMNQGVVFARNKEWKRMRSTLTPSFTMSKLKQMFSIVENCTGQTVAVLEGKLKDESGEFIARKLFSNLSLDMIVSAALGTRAHIQSVDGKDSQLVLEVRKLFATGFAGPTAFMCFICPPFERICNKLDISIFDYKALQYISNFTNVVIERRKRGQEEVAKDLLQLMLDAEVADDKINEDSERGLNRQELIGNAMLMIGAGFENTANTMTFLAYNLALHQDIQDKLRKEMDEAFQAKGGFDYESVNNMKYLSMCLNESLRLYMPIVVNSRVCRKETTVNGFTIPKGVTVQFPVFGLAHDPEFWDKPWEFIPDRMEDMSQIDPMVFQPFGAGPRNCIGLRFAEMEIKMAFCQILHKFKIMPSEDTPKPPLELTFALGVRPIKEFKLKVVARD; translated from the exons ATGTCTTGGTTGTGGTCAGTGATATCTTTTGAATCTTTGGGACTTGTTGCTGCAATACTGGCTCTTATCAG ATACTACATACATAGAAAATGGCAGTTTCTCGCAAACCTCAATATACCCCATGACAAACCTAGTATACTGAATATTGGAAATTTGGCAAGTGTCTTTTCAAAA GGAATGTTTAatagaaatttaaaacaaaaaaagaaatatggACTGATATATGG GGAATATGCCGGTGTTACACCTTTAATCACGATACATGATCTTGAAATTATACGACAGATATACACAAAAGAATTCCAGAATTTTCCTGATAGAATG AGTGTGTTGGTGACAATGAACGGTAGAGAGATGAATCAAGGAGTTGTATTCGCTAGAAATAAGGAATGGAAAAGAATGCG CTCGACATTAACTCCTTCATTTACCATGTCAAAGCTGAAACAGATGTTCTCAATTGTTGAGAATTGTACAGGTCAAACTGTTGCAGTGTTAGAGGGGAAGTTAAAAGATGAAAGCGGAGAATTTATTGCAAGAAA gttattttcaaatttatcgcTGGATATGATAGTTTCTGCTGCATTGGGAACGAGAGCACATATTCAATCTGTTGATGGGAAAGATTCCCAACTGGTATTGGAAGTTCGAAAACTGTTCGCTACTGGATTTGCTGGTCCTACTGCATTCATGTGTT TCATCTGTCCACCATTTGAAAGGATTTGCAATAAATTAGACATCAGTATATTCGATTACAAAGCATTACAATATATCAGTAATTTTACCAATGTCGTCATTGAAAGAAGAAAAAGGGGACAG GAAGAAGTTGCCAAAGATTTACTCCAACTTATGTTGGACGCTGAAGTCGCGGATGATAAAATTAATGAAGATTCAGAAAGAG GTTTGAACCGGCAGGAATTGATTGGGAATGCAATGCTCATGATTGGAGCTGGGTTCGAGAATACAGCAAATACAATGACTTTTCTTGCTTATAATCTTGCACTTCATCAAGATATCCAAGATAAACTTAGAAAAGAAATGGATGAAGCTTTTCAAGCAAAG GGAGGATTCGACTATGAAAGTGTCAATAATATGAAATACCTCAGCATGTGTTTGAATGAATCATTGAGACTATATATGCCAATTGTAGT AAATTCCAGAGTCTGCAGAAAGGAAACCACTGTGAATGGTTTTACAATTCCTAAAGGTGTAACAGTGCAATTCCCTGTATTTGGTCTTGCTCATGATCCAGAGTTTTGGGACAAACCATGGGAGTTTATACCTGACAG aaTGGAAGACATGTCACAAATTGATCCGATGGTGTTTCAACCATTTGGTGCGGGTCCTCGTAATTGCATTGGATTGAGATTTGCTGAGATGGAAATCAAAATGgctttttgtcaaattttacataaattcaAGATTATGCCTTCTGAAGACACACCT AAACCACCGCTGGAACTGACGTTTGCTTTGGGTGTTCGTCCTATCAAAGAATTCAAATTGAAAGTTGTTGCTAGAGATTAA
- the LOC120347618 gene encoding cytochrome P450 3A11-like isoform X2, protein MSWLWSVISFESLGLVAAILALIRYYIHRKWQFLANLNIPHDKPSILNIGNLASVFSKGMFNRNLKQKKKYGLIYGEYAGVTPLITIHDLEIIRQIYTKEFQNFPDRMSVLVTMNGREMNQGVVFARNKEWKRMRSTLTPSFTMSKLKQMFSIVENCTGQTVAVLEGKLKDESGEFIARKLFSNLSLDMIVSAALGTRAHIQSVDGKDSQLVLEVRKLFATGFAGPTAFMCFICPPFERICNKLDISIFDYKALQYISNFTNVVIERRKRGQEEVAKDLLQLMLDAEVADDKINEDSERGLNRQELIGNAMLMIGAGFENTANTMTFLAYNLALHQDIQDKLRKEMDEAFQAKGGFDYESVNNMKYLSMCLNESLRLYMPIVVNSRVCRKETTVNGFTIPKGVTVQFPVFGLAHDPEFWDKPWEFIPDRFESCEGQLYARGFAGLSTTLL, encoded by the exons ATGTCTTGGTTGTGGTCAGTGATATCTTTTGAATCTTTGGGACTTGTTGCTGCAATACTGGCTCTTATCAG ATACTACATACATAGAAAATGGCAGTTTCTCGCAAACCTCAATATACCCCATGACAAACCTAGTATACTGAATATTGGAAATTTGGCAAGTGTCTTTTCAAAA GGAATGTTTAatagaaatttaaaacaaaaaaagaaatatggACTGATATATGG GGAATATGCCGGTGTTACACCTTTAATCACGATACATGATCTTGAAATTATACGACAGATATACACAAAAGAATTCCAGAATTTTCCTGATAGAATG AGTGTGTTGGTGACAATGAACGGTAGAGAGATGAATCAAGGAGTTGTATTCGCTAGAAATAAGGAATGGAAAAGAATGCG CTCGACATTAACTCCTTCATTTACCATGTCAAAGCTGAAACAGATGTTCTCAATTGTTGAGAATTGTACAGGTCAAACTGTTGCAGTGTTAGAGGGGAAGTTAAAAGATGAAAGCGGAGAATTTATTGCAAGAAA gttattttcaaatttatcgcTGGATATGATAGTTTCTGCTGCATTGGGAACGAGAGCACATATTCAATCTGTTGATGGGAAAGATTCCCAACTGGTATTGGAAGTTCGAAAACTGTTCGCTACTGGATTTGCTGGTCCTACTGCATTCATGTGTT TCATCTGTCCACCATTTGAAAGGATTTGCAATAAATTAGACATCAGTATATTCGATTACAAAGCATTACAATATATCAGTAATTTTACCAATGTCGTCATTGAAAGAAGAAAAAGGGGACAG GAAGAAGTTGCCAAAGATTTACTCCAACTTATGTTGGACGCTGAAGTCGCGGATGATAAAATTAATGAAGATTCAGAAAGAG GTTTGAACCGGCAGGAATTGATTGGGAATGCAATGCTCATGATTGGAGCTGGGTTCGAGAATACAGCAAATACAATGACTTTTCTTGCTTATAATCTTGCACTTCATCAAGATATCCAAGATAAACTTAGAAAAGAAATGGATGAAGCTTTTCAAGCAAAG GGAGGATTCGACTATGAAAGTGTCAATAATATGAAATACCTCAGCATGTGTTTGAATGAATCATTGAGACTATATATGCCAATTGTAGT AAATTCCAGAGTCTGCAGAAAGGAAACCACTGTGAATGGTTTTACAATTCCTAAAGGTGTAACAGTGCAATTCCCTGTATTTGGTCTTGCTCATGATCCAGAGTTTTGGGACAAACCATGGGAGTTTATACCTGACAG GTTCGAATCTTGTGAGGGACAGTTATATGCAAGAGGGTTTGCTGGACTATCTACTACTTTGTTATAA
- the LOC120347616 gene encoding uncharacterized protein LOC120347616 isoform X1 produces the protein MSWCEINYCHCHFFVLCSSSSSYPPDFKVLECDSLNNSFGFCCIDTDMSRLVINSSSTENMDVLQKTTDFLKIHYAGEHGKFPDDFGPVIHIQRQNEGPLTPVHYIVIVLIIYMGGIAVLIMKSVQRDNEVRRYANYYENFVKRPQFKRPQLLPNYTLRRSWYKSRIHRGSCTPSHVETVTDVGSVEVFDLDDHHRCDSISATAQCTLHKQDKHFDKRSSAIIVVNAMPASTQTEIQDV, from the exons aTGTCATGGTGTGAGATCAACTATTGTCATTGTCATTTTTTCGTACTATGCAGTAGTTCAAGTTCTTACCCCCCAGACTTCAAAGTCCTGGAGTGTGACTCGCTCAATAACTCTTTCGG ATTTTGTTGTATTGATACAGATATGAGTAGACTGGTAATAAACTCATCAAGCACAGAGAACATGGACGTGTTGCAGAAAACTACGGACTTCTTAAAAATTCATTATGCGGGGGAGCACGGAAAATTTCCAGATGATTTTGGACCAGTAATTCACATCCAGAGACAAAACGAAGGACCTTTGACTCCTGTTCATTATATTGTTATTGTTCTAATCATATACATGGGAGGAATTGCAGTCTTGATCATGAAGTCAGTTCAG AGAGACAACGAAGTCCGACGATACGCCAATTATTacgaaaattttgtaaaaaggCCACAGTTCAAAAGACCCCAATTACTCCCAAATTATACTTTGCGTAGATCGTGGTATAAAAGCAG aattcACAGAGGCTCGTGCACACCATCTCACGTTGAAACTGTAACTGATGTCGGCAGTGTGGAAGTGTTTGATCTCGATGATCACCATAGATGTGATTCTATATCTGCCACAGCTCAATGTACATTGCATAAACAAGACAAACACTTTGACAAAAGATCATCGGCAATAATCGTGGTAAATGCAATGCCAGCGTCAACTCAAACTGAAATTCAAGATGTATGA
- the LOC120347616 gene encoding uncharacterized protein LOC120347616 isoform X2, producing the protein MSRLVINSSSTENMDVLQKTTDFLKIHYAGEHGKFPDDFGPVIHIQRQNEGPLTPVHYIVIVLIIYMGGIAVLIMKSVQRDNEVRRYANYYENFVKRPQFKRPQLLPNYTLRRSWYKSRIHRGSCTPSHVETVTDVGSVEVFDLDDHHRCDSISATAQCTLHKQDKHFDKRSSAIIVVNAMPASTQTEIQDV; encoded by the exons ATGAGTAGACTGGTAATAAACTCATCAAGCACAGAGAACATGGACGTGTTGCAGAAAACTACGGACTTCTTAAAAATTCATTATGCGGGGGAGCACGGAAAATTTCCAGATGATTTTGGACCAGTAATTCACATCCAGAGACAAAACGAAGGACCTTTGACTCCTGTTCATTATATTGTTATTGTTCTAATCATATACATGGGAGGAATTGCAGTCTTGATCATGAAGTCAGTTCAG AGAGACAACGAAGTCCGACGATACGCCAATTATTacgaaaattttgtaaaaaggCCACAGTTCAAAAGACCCCAATTACTCCCAAATTATACTTTGCGTAGATCGTGGTATAAAAGCAG aattcACAGAGGCTCGTGCACACCATCTCACGTTGAAACTGTAACTGATGTCGGCAGTGTGGAAGTGTTTGATCTCGATGATCACCATAGATGTGATTCTATATCTGCCACAGCTCAATGTACATTGCATAAACAAGACAAACACTTTGACAAAAGATCATCGGCAATAATCGTGGTAAATGCAATGCCAGCGTCAACTCAAACTGAAATTCAAGATGTATGA